A genomic region of Mesobacillus jeotgali contains the following coding sequences:
- a CDS encoding permease prefix domain 1-containing protein gives MKQIDVFVDSVYHGLGGNEVEIQELKAEMKSHLVEAVHELRTEGKTEQEAIEIAIQRFGGEKEMRSIVGQLFKAQKNFAKWVLILAMMFLIICGTLLTGAVIKETKMVGVQNITFSKIAAMVENEENLTPALTNEIEFLVEQNKYSIKSIKITDRRTGEDVFEYKNQIVGPKWLYSYEDNGSIRDKLFLSMETQRFDDFLFIGLLAGIAIYWTLFTIWATINAYHHRRLNIGWIIAFALLNVFGYLAYFVFGKRVKKTTN, from the coding sequence ATGAAGCAAATTGATGTATTTGTTGATTCGGTTTATCACGGCTTAGGGGGTAACGAAGTAGAGATACAAGAGTTAAAGGCTGAAATGAAAAGTCATCTTGTGGAAGCAGTTCACGAATTAAGAACAGAAGGAAAGACTGAACAAGAAGCCATTGAAATTGCTATTCAAAGATTCGGCGGAGAAAAAGAAATGCGCTCTATTGTCGGACAGCTTTTTAAAGCACAAAAGAATTTTGCTAAATGGGTTCTTATTTTAGCAATGATGTTTTTGATAATATGCGGAACACTACTTACTGGGGCAGTAATAAAGGAAACCAAAATGGTAGGCGTACAAAATATTACCTTTAGCAAAATAGCTGCTATGGTAGAAAATGAAGAAAACCTTACACCAGCACTTACAAATGAAATCGAATTCTTGGTGGAACAAAATAAATATAGCATAAAGTCTATCAAGATAACTGATCGCAGAACTGGGGAAGACGTATTTGAATATAAAAACCAAATAGTTGGTCCTAAATGGCTATACAGTTATGAGGACAATGGGAGCATTCGTGATAAGCTGTTTTTATCTATGGAAACACAAAGATTCGATGACTTCCTATTTATCGGTTTGCTTGCGGGTATTGCCATCTATTGGACTTTGTTTACCATTTGGGCAACAATCAATGCTTATCATCATAGACGATTAAATATTGGCTGGATAATTGCATTTGCTCTCTTAAATGTATTCGGATACTTGGCTTATTTTGTATTTGGCAAAAGGGTTAAAAAAACAACTAATTGA
- a CDS encoding PadR family transcriptional regulator, translating to MEVNKEVLKGHIDTLILSLLYKRDMYGYELAKFVREKSDEQFELKEGTLYLSLKRLEKNKWISSYWGDEQGPGGRRKYYKLTPLGEEGFEEKRLEWQFVKKIIDSFLEGGKNYEAN from the coding sequence TTGGAAGTAAATAAAGAGGTTTTAAAAGGTCACATAGATACGTTAATCCTATCGTTATTATATAAGAGGGATATGTATGGGTATGAGTTAGCGAAATTCGTTCGGGAGAAAAGCGATGAACAGTTCGAGTTAAAAGAAGGCACACTTTATTTGTCGTTAAAGCGATTAGAAAAAAACAAATGGATTTCTTCTTATTGGGGTGATGAACAAGGACCAGGAGGGAGAAGAAAATATTATAAATTAACACCCTTAGGCGAAGAAGGATTTGAGGAAAAGCGTTTGGAATGGCAATTTGTTAAAAAAATTATTGATTCATTTTTGGAGGGGGGAAAAAACTATGAAGCAAATTGA
- a CDS encoding insertion element protein has product MARLQRLATKEDDLVVVHTPINKEEVADREEQYLLLSDKQFATRYNHMLFLPIEFSWNGKKHQIQYNFCTNPYCKWCGTEQMKFDEVKGKPSRYRLSGSGRKKSIICNPDPVESGKGITLNCNSMAVSNWSVADEIARLTRINRTRDVEPDYNFHKDNCFNKTLTPFNELSAFYRQGVTKNNAQVWQCKTCKKKTSLVPNRRQSTTYNQKRNDILPLFAKLLVNKNSISRTCKILEIGVSTYYKKLEWLYQCCLEFLERHETKAFSNKSFREVFINTDKMQYNLNNVRKKGQAGKKYAGIEDNQVQTYVVVSADALSRYVFRADVAYDWEVTLEEIKHDTLLYKEDHLNNFSKKNNRLDFSYYPQEPSPYDNQSEIEYKSELNSFNRRTQYVDGLHVNSTYTTMAHYWLIKQMVQADEWRMISDNDSSIISAFFRVFSKEIRLTNAHHFINIVDKAKPSKKGLEEYEYGNSELLEWGHYKEYKTKNLYRLGFLFLKEQFKTHKFYKEMQVGGNTYKVHACNPIAHPLATRDKGFHEVDCTTDLSSLEPTDIAKMVINITDNSTSSFINQIRRSLSILERPIVTARGDGKSYIYANLNPKYAQYALTILRTYYNFCEPQKTSNSKKLTPAQRMGITDKQYTLKDIIYIR; this is encoded by the coding sequence TTGGCTAGATTACAACGTTTGGCCACAAAAGAGGATGACTTAGTGGTTGTCCATACGCCTATCAATAAGGAAGAAGTAGCAGATAGAGAAGAACAATATCTTCTGCTTTCTGACAAACAGTTTGCCACTCGCTATAATCATATGTTGTTCCTCCCTATTGAATTTTCTTGGAATGGTAAAAAACATCAAATACAATATAACTTCTGTACAAATCCATATTGTAAATGGTGTGGAACGGAACAAATGAAATTTGACGAAGTTAAAGGCAAACCATCTAGATACCGATTAAGTGGGTCCGGGAGGAAAAAAAGTATCATTTGTAATCCTGATCCCGTTGAGTCCGGCAAAGGTATAACTTTAAATTGTAACAGTATGGCAGTGTCAAATTGGTCAGTCGCAGATGAAATCGCTAGATTAACCCGCATTAACCGCACTCGTGATGTTGAACCAGATTACAATTTTCATAAAGATAATTGTTTTAATAAAACTCTTACTCCATTCAATGAATTAAGTGCTTTTTACAGACAAGGAGTTACCAAGAACAACGCTCAAGTATGGCAGTGTAAAACATGTAAGAAAAAGACCAGTCTCGTCCCTAACAGACGGCAATCTACAACTTATAATCAAAAAAGAAATGACATTTTGCCTCTATTTGCAAAGCTTCTTGTGAATAAAAATTCTATTAGTAGAACATGCAAAATTCTAGAAATAGGAGTGAGTACCTACTACAAAAAACTAGAATGGTTATACCAATGCTGCCTGGAATTTTTAGAGAGACATGAAACAAAGGCATTCTCTAACAAATCGTTTAGAGAGGTGTTTATCAATACAGATAAAATGCAGTATAATTTAAACAACGTAAGGAAAAAAGGGCAAGCTGGAAAAAAGTATGCAGGAATTGAAGACAATCAGGTTCAAACCTATGTGGTTGTATCAGCAGATGCTCTCTCTCGATATGTCTTTCGAGCAGATGTTGCTTATGATTGGGAAGTGACGTTAGAGGAAATAAAACACGATACGCTTCTCTATAAGGAAGACCATCTTAACAACTTCAGTAAGAAGAATAATCGCTTAGACTTTTCCTATTACCCTCAAGAGCCATCTCCTTACGACAATCAATCAGAGATTGAGTATAAATCGGAGCTCAATTCTTTTAATAGAAGAACACAGTATGTAGATGGGTTGCATGTCAATTCTACCTACACCACGATGGCTCATTATTGGTTAATTAAACAAATGGTACAAGCAGATGAATGGAGAATGATCAGTGATAATGACTCTTCTATAATTTCTGCGTTCTTTAGAGTTTTTTCAAAGGAGATTAGACTAACTAACGCTCATCATTTTATAAATATAGTAGATAAAGCTAAACCATCAAAAAAGGGTTTAGAGGAATATGAGTACGGAAATTCCGAACTACTGGAGTGGGGGCATTACAAGGAATATAAAACAAAGAATCTTTATCGATTGGGGTTCCTTTTTCTAAAAGAACAATTCAAAACACATAAGTTCTATAAAGAGATGCAGGTTGGTGGGAATACATATAAGGTACACGCCTGTAATCCAATTGCCCACCCATTAGCAACAAGGGATAAAGGGTTTCATGAAGTTGATTGCACAACCGATTTATCTTCATTGGAACCTACTGATATAGCGAAAATGGTGATAAATATAACAGACAATTCAACTAGCAGCTTTATCAACCAAATTCGTAGGAGTCTATCTATTCTAGAAAGACCTATAGTTACAGCCAGAGGTGATGGGAAAAGTTATATTTATGCAAATTTAAACCCAAAATATGCTCAATATGCTTTGACCATTTTAAGAACCTATTATAACTTTTGTGAACCCCAGAAAACATCAAACAGTAAAAAACTAACTCCTGCACAACGAATGGGTATTACAGACAAGCAATATACTTTAAAAGACATAATCTATATTAGATAA
- a CDS encoding histidine phosphatase family protein, which produces MEILLIRHGESEGDILQVHEGRADLLLTDHGRRQAKEMAKVVKENYMPEVIWASTLKRARETAEILSQETGIPVTEEDSLREFNNGVLAGLPYAEAKLRYPEPEGGRKPHEPIEEGESELEFRFRAQTVFSKILAESAGKKRIAIVSHGGMISNLLRAFLNLPVLSDTYFPTGDTGIHLLKLNGTQKVVMFMNDCGHLEKVDSEQPVVQSS; this is translated from the coding sequence ATGGAAATTCTATTGATCAGGCATGGTGAGTCAGAAGGGGATATCCTCCAGGTGCATGAGGGCAGGGCGGATTTGCTGCTGACAGATCATGGCCGCAGGCAGGCAAAGGAAATGGCTAAAGTAGTAAAAGAGAATTATATGCCAGAAGTAATTTGGGCCAGCACATTGAAGCGCGCTCGAGAAACGGCAGAAATCCTTAGTCAAGAAACGGGAATCCCGGTCACCGAAGAGGATAGTTTGAGAGAGTTCAATAATGGGGTCCTGGCAGGTCTGCCATATGCGGAAGCAAAGCTCCGCTATCCGGAGCCAGAGGGAGGCAGGAAACCTCATGAACCCATTGAAGAAGGGGAATCCGAACTGGAATTCCGTTTCCGTGCCCAAACAGTGTTTTCGAAGATCCTTGCTGAAAGTGCAGGAAAGAAACGAATCGCAATTGTCTCGCACGGCGGAATGATTTCTAATCTGTTAAGAGCTTTCTTGAATCTGCCAGTTTTATCGGATACTTATTTCCCTACTGGAGATACCGGAATCCATTTGCTCAAACTGAATGGCACCCAGAAGGTCGTGATGTTCATGAATGACTGCGGGCATCTTGAAAAAGTAGATTCAGAGCAGCCTGTCGTACAGAGTTCCTAG